In Vibrio sp. FE10, the following are encoded in one genomic region:
- a CDS encoding GTP cyclohydrolase II — protein sequence MLLNTSNFQVSINMAEVRARIDFKVGVTSSIDAELLSFHGLKTDKEHVAVIFKSADKTQDIPLVRMHSECLTGDVFHSSRCDCGEQLDETIQIMGETGGVILYLRQEGRGIGLYNKIDAYRLQSEGMNTYEANNHLGFGDDLRDFTEAAEMLRALGTTKIRLVTNNPKKINELKEFGIEIAEVVNTSAHIKSGNESYLKAKVSHGKHNLDI from the coding sequence GTGTTGTTAAATACATCGAATTTTCAAGTGAGTATAAATATGGCGGAAGTACGTGCCAGAATAGATTTCAAAGTAGGGGTAACGAGCAGTATTGATGCTGAACTTCTGTCTTTTCATGGATTGAAAACAGATAAAGAGCATGTTGCTGTGATATTTAAATCAGCCGATAAGACACAAGACATACCTCTTGTTCGTATGCACTCTGAATGTCTTACTGGTGATGTTTTTCATTCATCTCGCTGTGATTGTGGCGAGCAGCTAGACGAAACCATTCAAATCATGGGTGAAACTGGCGGTGTGATTCTTTATCTACGCCAAGAAGGTCGTGGTATCGGCTTATATAACAAGATTGATGCGTACCGCCTTCAAAGCGAAGGGATGAACACTTACGAAGCGAATAACCACTTGGGTTTTGGCGACGACTTACGTGATTTCACCGAAGCGGCAGAAATGCTGCGTGCTTTGGGTACCACAAAAATCCGCTTGGTGACCAACAACCCTAAGAAAATCAACGAACTTAAAGAGTTTGGTATTGAGATTGCAGAAGTGGTCAACACTTCGGCCCACATTAAATCGGGTAACGAAAGCTACTTGAAGGCCAAAGTCTCACACGGTAAGCATAATCTGGACATCTGA
- a CDS encoding heme lyase CcmF/NrfE family subunit yields MVGSVGLFSLILVAVLSSIIAVSSLYQMLTKQRLNIGLIRSFSLSSALFSSGAIVLLGYAFISDDFSILYVAEHSNTQLPSFFKMAAVWAGHEGSLLFWVLTISCWSGVIALQKHYSSEYQSRVLWVMNVLLAIFAWFTLLASNPFEMNSTLPFEGRDLNPMLQDVGLIFHPPLLYLGYVGFSVVLAFAVAALLVDPIEFDWVVHCRSWCLTAWIFLTAGIALGSWWAYYELGWGGWWFWDPVENASLLPWLTSTALLHSLGVAKGKQQLLKWSLSLAFITFCLSILGTFIVRSGVLTSVHAFAVDPTKGIALLLILVAVLLSSFSLLIVRGESFESNPITSFASKSFLSLVAMLIFVLATAVVVFGTFYPMVFELLGLGNISVGAPYFNLLIAPLALLALGVVGLAPLLSIKPQASKGVIASLALVSLLLGYLCYSWQVEQVQLQIMALLTWALAFWVVLTHVYGLMVTRSSKFQRKVWVMTFAHVGIAVLAVGAAMNSYHSFERSYKLSPGEQVEFVDWVISHRDTELYVASNFTAEKAILDLIDEEHTFLIAPERRHYQVRVMNMSEPAMKWFWHGDVYITMGEKVDATSYAFRVQYKAYVRWIWFGALFSILGAVLSLTHRKKITVKAAQYAYQRS; encoded by the coding sequence ATGGTCGGTTCTGTGGGATTGTTTAGCTTAATTTTGGTTGCTGTCCTCAGTAGCATTATTGCTGTGTCATCTCTTTATCAAATGCTAACTAAACAAAGATTGAATATTGGTTTAATTCGTAGCTTTTCCCTTTCCAGTGCCTTGTTTTCGAGTGGCGCGATTGTTCTTCTAGGCTATGCCTTTATCAGCGATGACTTTTCTATCCTCTATGTCGCTGAACATTCCAATACACAATTACCATCCTTTTTTAAAATGGCGGCCGTTTGGGCGGGTCATGAAGGTTCGCTGTTATTTTGGGTGCTGACCATCAGCTGTTGGTCAGGTGTCATTGCCTTGCAGAAGCACTATTCAAGTGAGTATCAAAGTCGTGTTTTGTGGGTGATGAACGTACTGTTGGCAATCTTCGCTTGGTTTACTTTGCTTGCATCAAACCCATTTGAAATGAACTCGACCTTGCCCTTTGAAGGACGCGACCTCAATCCAATGCTACAAGATGTTGGTCTGATTTTTCATCCACCTCTGCTTTATCTTGGTTATGTCGGTTTTTCTGTGGTGTTGGCCTTTGCTGTTGCCGCCTTGCTGGTCGATCCGATCGAGTTTGACTGGGTTGTGCATTGTCGAAGCTGGTGTTTGACTGCGTGGATCTTTCTAACTGCAGGGATTGCCTTGGGATCTTGGTGGGCGTATTACGAATTAGGTTGGGGAGGCTGGTGGTTTTGGGATCCGGTTGAAAATGCGAGCTTGTTACCTTGGCTGACATCGACCGCATTACTGCACAGCCTAGGTGTTGCCAAAGGAAAACAGCAGCTGTTGAAGTGGTCTCTAAGCCTTGCGTTCATTACGTTTTGTCTGAGTATCTTAGGCACCTTTATTGTTCGTTCTGGCGTATTAACGTCTGTGCATGCGTTTGCGGTTGACCCAACTAAAGGCATCGCACTGTTATTAATACTCGTGGCTGTGCTGTTGAGTTCCTTCTCGTTGCTTATTGTGAGAGGCGAGTCTTTCGAGTCGAACCCGATTACCAGCTTCGCGAGTAAGAGCTTTTTGAGCTTAGTTGCGATGCTCATTTTTGTACTGGCGACCGCTGTTGTAGTGTTTGGTACGTTTTATCCAATGGTCTTTGAACTGCTTGGATTGGGCAACATATCGGTAGGTGCGCCGTACTTTAATCTATTGATAGCGCCTTTGGCTTTGCTCGCACTTGGCGTGGTTGGTCTGGCCCCATTGTTAAGTATTAAACCTCAAGCAAGCAAAGGTGTGATTGCCTCGTTAGCTTTGGTGTCATTGTTGCTCGGTTACCTTTGTTATTCTTGGCAAGTGGAACAGGTACAACTACAAATAATGGCGCTGCTGACTTGGGCGCTCGCATTCTGGGTGGTATTGACGCATGTTTATGGCTTAATGGTGACGCGAAGCTCCAAGTTCCAACGCAAAGTCTGGGTGATGACCTTTGCTCATGTTGGGATTGCTGTTTTAGCCGTAGGCGCTGCGATGAACAGTTACCACTCATTCGAACGCAGTTATAAATTGAGCCCAGGCGAACAGGTTGAGTTTGTCGATTGGGTCATTTCTCATCGGGACACCGAGCTTTATGTCGCTTCAAATTTTACCGCTGAAAAAGCAATACTCGATTTAATAGATGAAGAGCACACCTTTTTGATTGCGCCAGAAAGAAGGCATTATCAAGTTAGAGTGATGAACATGAGCGAACCCGCGATGAAGTGGTTCTGGCATGGTGATGTTTATATTACGATGGGCGAGAAAGTAGACGCCACGTCTTATGCGTTTAGAGTGCAGTATAAGGCTTACGTGCGTTGGATTTGGTTTGGTGCACTTTTCTCAATTCTGGGTGCCGTACTTTCATTGACACATCGTAAAAAGATAACCGTTAAGGCTGCCCAGTATGCATACCAGCGTTCGTAA
- a CDS encoding imelysin family protein, with protein sequence MTHKFLLMPLSVLIMAGCQSSGEQPASSEVNGVSYQADTTDHISRSVYQQEFDSAVLFAKQANELEVLMQGYCQTNDVELDALKNQWQLTMNSWMALQGQERGPTAALEESWNVQFWPDKKNTTGLKMRQLTQQDKVWSQDEIAQQSVTVQGLGALEWSLYDEQSPLLQDKALGCQSSQAITENLAIKSSLIAQAWQVNPWLALDETRWESEYIALLTNQLDYSMKKLSRPMAKIGHPRPYFSESWRAQTSMTQLKANVAALQKLYLADGNGLDGLLREKGLNDLADRVADQFTLTLDTWPTDSSLFELLQSKEGYRDVLTQYNKLERLKYLIHEEVAIELGVVIGFNATDGD encoded by the coding sequence ATGACACATAAATTTTTGTTAATGCCTTTGTCGGTATTAATCATGGCAGGCTGCCAATCATCGGGTGAGCAACCCGCTTCATCTGAGGTTAACGGTGTGTCTTATCAAGCAGACACGACCGATCACATCAGTCGTAGTGTTTATCAACAAGAGTTTGATTCAGCCGTCTTATTTGCCAAGCAAGCCAATGAGCTAGAAGTCCTGATGCAGGGTTACTGCCAAACCAACGATGTTGAGTTAGATGCGTTGAAAAATCAGTGGCAGCTCACCATGAACAGTTGGATGGCACTGCAAGGCCAAGAAAGAGGCCCAACAGCAGCGCTTGAAGAGAGCTGGAATGTTCAATTCTGGCCAGACAAAAAGAACACCACCGGCCTAAAAATGCGCCAACTGACTCAGCAAGATAAAGTTTGGTCTCAAGACGAAATTGCTCAGCAGAGTGTGACAGTACAAGGACTTGGCGCATTGGAGTGGTCGCTTTATGACGAGCAATCGCCACTGCTGCAAGACAAAGCACTAGGTTGCCAGTCGTCGCAAGCGATTACTGAAAACTTAGCGATTAAGTCATCTTTGATTGCACAGGCATGGCAGGTTAACCCTTGGTTAGCGCTAGACGAGACGCGTTGGGAGTCTGAATACATCGCTTTATTGACCAACCAACTTGATTACAGCATGAAAAAGCTGAGCCGTCCGATGGCGAAAATCGGTCATCCACGTCCTTACTTCTCTGAATCATGGCGTGCACAAACCTCGATGACTCAACTAAAAGCGAATGTAGCAGCACTTCAAAAGCTTTACCTGGCTGATGGCAATGGTCTAGACGGCTTATTAAGAGAGAAGGGCTTAAACGACCTTGCTGATCGCGTTGCTGACCAGTTCACATTGACGCTAGATACTTGGCCTACAGACTCAAGCTTGTTTGAGTTATTGCAGAGCAAAGAGGGCTACCGAGATGTGCTGACTCAATACAATAAACTAGAACGTTTGAAGTACCTGATTCATGAAGAAGTGGCGATAGAGCTTGGCGTGGTAATAGGATTTAATGCTACCGATGGTGACTGA
- a CDS encoding DUF1513 domain-containing protein produces the protein MVTDTTRRTLLKAALGCAAVPMLPFGCVSRKDGASSSNDPQLIGCALNGRGQYSAVVADEYGMPLNQLPIPDRGHGVAICPTSSHAVVFARRPGDYFMVFDYKSGDQIKLVVKGNNRHFYGHGVYSLDGKLLYATEGKTDSSQGVIGVYDVAQGYRKVEEFTGFGIGPHEVIIMPDGNLAIGVGGVHTDGRTPKNLDSMQPSLSYVSPEGTLLDQVELLDKKLSIRHLAHDGAETVLCGQQYRGEPDEYPSLLAMHTKGGQFESLNAEPEQWARFNHYIASIAASDDWIIATSPRGNCYGIWSKETKELVELSALSDASGAVLLDGEFRLSSGAGSVVSQRKPYEKSSQQSSVQWDNHWSAI, from the coding sequence ATGGTGACTGATACTACGCGAAGAACGCTACTCAAGGCTGCACTGGGTTGTGCAGCTGTTCCGATGCTTCCATTTGGCTGTGTGAGTCGAAAGGATGGGGCGAGTTCGTCGAACGATCCCCAGTTGATTGGTTGTGCGCTTAATGGTCGTGGCCAATATTCAGCGGTTGTGGCTGACGAATATGGTATGCCATTGAATCAGCTACCGATCCCCGACCGTGGCCATGGCGTCGCGATTTGCCCAACCTCATCGCATGCGGTGGTATTTGCTCGTCGTCCTGGTGACTATTTTATGGTGTTTGACTATAAAAGCGGTGACCAAATCAAGTTAGTTGTGAAAGGGAATAATCGTCACTTCTACGGTCATGGTGTTTACTCATTAGATGGCAAGTTACTGTACGCCACTGAAGGGAAAACGGACAGCAGCCAAGGTGTGATTGGCGTTTACGATGTCGCACAAGGCTATCGCAAGGTCGAGGAGTTCACTGGCTTTGGTATTGGCCCTCATGAAGTGATCATCATGCCGGATGGAAATCTCGCGATTGGCGTAGGGGGCGTTCATACTGATGGCAGAACCCCGAAAAACTTGGATTCAATGCAACCGAGCTTAAGTTATGTTTCACCTGAAGGTACGCTGCTTGATCAGGTTGAACTGCTAGACAAGAAGCTAAGCATTCGACACTTAGCCCATGATGGTGCTGAAACGGTACTTTGTGGTCAGCAATATCGTGGTGAGCCTGACGAGTATCCTTCGCTATTGGCGATGCATACTAAAGGCGGGCAGTTTGAATCACTGAACGCGGAACCAGAGCAATGGGCAAGGTTCAATCACTATATCGCCAGTATTGCGGCATCAGACGATTGGATTATTGCGACCTCGCCAAGAGGCAACTGCTACGGTATTTGGTCTAAAGAGACGAAAGAGTTAGTTGAACTCTCTGCGTTATCTGATGCTTCTGGTGCAGTGTTGCTTGATGGTGAGTTTCGACTTAGCTCTGGAGCGGGCAGTGTGGTGAGCCAACGCAAGCCTTATGAGAAATCCAGTCAGCAATCATCGGTCCAGTGGGATAATCACTGGAGTGCAATCTAG
- the nrfB gene encoding cytochrome c nitrite reductase pentaheme subunit, whose protein sequence is MGNIKLAIVIMLKSLLAFCLYGYSIHAVAEPAVTPVGESTRHEVELIRDKDYKCVQCHKDSKETVLGSHGESAHALLGREVNCTDCHTSIGPDHREGAPEVVKYRSAQSQPGTEKVFLDPSLILDANSQCIDCHKPDDLREASWTHDVHAQNLTCSNCHDVHATEAKVLGLDKKQTIKLCVDCHSDFNQKKEGE, encoded by the coding sequence ATGGGCAATATTAAATTGGCCATAGTCATAATGCTTAAATCCCTTCTAGCATTCTGCCTCTATGGTTATTCCATTCATGCTGTTGCTGAGCCTGCTGTTACACCAGTAGGAGAATCAACAAGACATGAAGTCGAATTAATCCGCGACAAAGATTACAAGTGTGTTCAATGCCATAAAGATTCCAAAGAAACCGTATTGGGCTCTCATGGCGAAAGCGCACACGCTTTACTTGGCCGTGAAGTGAATTGTACTGATTGTCATACCTCTATTGGCCCCGATCACCGTGAAGGTGCACCTGAAGTGGTGAAGTATCGTTCGGCTCAATCACAACCGGGAACTGAAAAGGTTTTCCTAGATCCAAGCTTAATTCTAGATGCCAATAGTCAATGTATAGATTGTCATAAACCGGATGATCTTCGTGAAGCTAGCTGGACTCACGATGTGCACGCGCAAAACTTAACCTGTTCAAACTGTCATGACGTTCATGCCACTGAAGCGAAAGTGTTGGGTTTAGATAAAAAGCAAACCATCAAGCTGTGTGTGGATTGCCATTCAGACTTCAACCAGAAGAAAGAAGGGGAGTAA
- a CDS encoding di-heme oxidoredictase family protein — protein sequence MKSYLSASLLTALFFLSPLHAHETYSGGKTTVKKEGANAFSLPAANLPMSKRLDFSVGNSFFRNPWVPAPSSTDARDGLGPLFNTNGCQNCHIKDGRGHAPEKGDENAVSMLVRLSIPAETPEQRQAFIRDGGIPEPTYGGQLQDFALQGVKPEGKVNISYTDVPVEFKDGTVVTLRKPTLKITDLAFGEMHPKTEFSARVAPPMIGLGLLESISKETILGFAEQQLADKQGVSGKANYVLDVQTNDMTLGRFGWKAGQPNLMQQNAAAFNGDLGLTSRLFPNENCTSAQSTCDDFPNGGEPEVSDNILDFVEFYSQHLAVPIRRNVDNPVVVQGKKLFKDAGCQSCHQAEFRTAEREGLPALSNQLISPYTDMLLHDMGEGLADNRPEYLANGQEWRTTPLWGLGYTKEVNGHTFLLHDGRARNVMEAVLWHGGEAEMAKQKVLSLNATEREALLAFLNSL from the coding sequence ATGAAGTCGTATCTCTCAGCCTCACTATTAACCGCACTGTTTTTCTTATCTCCATTACACGCTCATGAAACCTACTCTGGTGGCAAAACTACCGTGAAGAAAGAGGGAGCGAATGCTTTTTCTCTTCCTGCTGCCAATTTGCCAATGAGCAAACGCTTGGATTTCAGCGTAGGTAACAGCTTCTTTAGAAACCCTTGGGTTCCTGCACCATCATCAACCGATGCACGTGATGGATTGGGCCCATTGTTCAACACCAACGGTTGTCAAAACTGTCACATCAAAGATGGTCGTGGCCACGCGCCAGAAAAAGGCGATGAGAACGCGGTATCCATGCTGGTTCGCTTGAGTATTCCTGCTGAAACACCAGAGCAGAGACAAGCTTTTATTCGCGATGGTGGCATTCCAGAACCGACTTACGGCGGACAGCTACAAGATTTCGCGCTTCAAGGTGTTAAACCAGAGGGTAAAGTGAATATCAGTTACACCGATGTTCCTGTTGAATTCAAAGACGGCACTGTCGTTACTCTGCGTAAACCCACTTTAAAGATTACCGATCTTGCTTTTGGCGAGATGCACCCTAAAACTGAATTTTCTGCGCGTGTTGCGCCGCCAATGATTGGCCTTGGCTTGCTTGAGAGCATTTCAAAAGAAACGATTCTTGGATTTGCTGAGCAGCAGTTAGCTGACAAGCAAGGTGTATCAGGCAAAGCCAACTACGTTCTTGATGTTCAAACTAATGACATGACGTTAGGCCGTTTCGGTTGGAAAGCCGGTCAGCCAAATTTAATGCAGCAAAATGCCGCGGCGTTTAACGGTGACTTAGGTCTAACGAGTCGTTTATTCCCGAATGAAAACTGCACATCAGCGCAATCAACCTGTGATGATTTTCCGAATGGTGGCGAGCCAGAAGTCAGCGACAACATCTTAGATTTCGTTGAGTTCTATTCGCAGCATTTAGCGGTACCTATTCGTCGTAACGTCGACAATCCAGTCGTTGTTCAGGGTAAAAAGCTGTTTAAAGACGCGGGTTGTCAAAGTTGTCACCAAGCTGAATTCCGCACGGCTGAGCGTGAAGGCTTACCTGCATTGTCTAATCAGTTAATTAGCCCATATACCGACATGTTGCTACACGACATGGGTGAAGGTTTAGCGGATAACCGTCCTGAGTATCTTGCCAATGGTCAAGAGTGGCGCACCACGCCATTGTGGGGATTAGGCTATACCAAAGAAGTGAATGGTCACACCTTCTTGCTTCATGATGGCCGTGCAAGAAACGTTATGGAAGCGGTGCTTTGGCACGGTGGTGAAGCTGAAATGGCGAAACAAAAAGTTCTGTCTTTGAATGCGACCGAGCGCGAAGCATTACTGGCATTTTTAAACTCACTATAG
- a CDS encoding DsbE family thiol:disulfide interchange protein: MHTSVRKKLILLFTMALILVVAFVFVLENKQQTTIVSQQQRAFPEFTSIQLINSGRGNTDTQALTLADITQHPYQLVNVWASWCGICKTEHAFLLELQKKGVPIVGLNYRDNPGAALNVLSSDGNPYSRVISDPQGKLALELGVIGTPETYLVDADGQIVKKLLGVLNESIWQEQLAVYFSGTN; this comes from the coding sequence ATGCATACCAGCGTTCGTAAAAAACTGATTCTTCTGTTCACAATGGCCCTGATTTTGGTCGTTGCTTTTGTGTTTGTGCTCGAGAACAAGCAGCAAACGACGATTGTGTCACAACAACAAAGAGCGTTCCCTGAATTCACGTCTATTCAGCTAATAAATAGTGGTAGAGGCAACACAGACACACAAGCGCTTACGTTAGCTGATATTACGCAGCATCCTTACCAGCTCGTTAATGTATGGGCTTCATGGTGTGGTATTTGTAAAACAGAACACGCGTTTTTGCTCGAATTGCAGAAGAAAGGCGTTCCAATTGTTGGTCTCAATTACCGAGATAACCCCGGAGCGGCGCTCAATGTATTGTCCAGCGACGGAAACCCATACTCAAGAGTGATCAGCGACCCTCAAGGGAAGTTGGCTTTAGAGCTCGGTGTCATAGGAACTCCGGAGACGTATTTAGTCGATGCTGATGGGCAAATCGTTAAGAAACTCTTGGGCGTGTTGAATGAATCGATTTGGCAGGAGCAACTTGCCGTCTATTTTTCAGGTACAAATTGA
- the nrfC gene encoding cytochrome c nitrite reductase Fe-S protein — MSCSRRNFLAGAGAVIFTTGVAGTAAVTSRKTLANVQEDGTKRYGMIHDETACIGCTACTEACREVNKVPEGVSRLEIIKSEPQGEYPNVDYRFTRNSCQHCDNAPCVMVCPTGAAYKDEKTGIVDVHQEKCVGCGYCLLACPYQVRFFHPENKSADKCNFCRDTNLAQGKLPACVESCPTNALVFGDLNDPESEINQVLQSEVVYRDKAYLGTQPKLYKVPHQKGEI, encoded by the coding sequence ATGAGCTGCTCAAGAAGAAACTTTTTAGCAGGCGCTGGTGCCGTTATCTTTACCACGGGTGTTGCGGGAACTGCGGCAGTGACAAGTCGTAAGACGCTAGCCAATGTTCAAGAAGATGGTACTAAACGTTATGGAATGATTCATGACGAAACCGCGTGTATTGGTTGTACTGCTTGTACCGAAGCATGTCGTGAAGTAAACAAAGTACCTGAAGGTGTATCGCGCTTAGAAATTATTAAGAGCGAACCTCAAGGCGAATATCCAAATGTTGATTACCGTTTTACCCGTAACTCTTGCCAACATTGTGATAATGCCCCTTGTGTGATGGTTTGCCCAACAGGGGCGGCCTACAAAGATGAAAAAACCGGCATTGTCGACGTTCATCAAGAGAAGTGCGTGGGTTGTGGTTATTGCTTATTAGCCTGTCCATATCAAGTGCGTTTTTTCCATCCCGAGAATAAGTCCGCAGATAAATGTAACTTCTGCCGTGATACCAATCTTGCACAAGGGAAGTTGCCTGCTTGTGTCGAATCTTGCCCGACCAATGCGCTGGTATTTGGTGATCTCAATGATCCTGAGAGTGAGATAAACCAGGTGCTTCAATCGGAAGTGGTTTACAGAGATAAAGCTTACCTAGGTACTCAGCCAAAACTCTATAAAGTGCCACACCAAAAAGGGGAGATTTGA
- the nrfD gene encoding cytochrome c nitrite reductase subunit NrfD, which translates to MSAWDIAFQSGTVVWDWIIAIYLFLAGMSAGAVMISIYLKRKVIEGDPAHNGVLKATAFLAPFGIISGLLILVFHLTKPLSFWKIMIFYNPTSVMSMGVILFQVYMVILFLWIGIIFRDQIVVFLNDQVWLKGRLDFVGNWIGKLEVFENALEIFLAVLALMLAAYTGFLLSALNTFPLLNNPVLPILFLFSSLSSGAAACILFGVLVFKESPHSPSISWIHGFERPVVMFELFVLVTFFTGLIFTGGQSEQAVWNAIGSGFWASWFWYGVIGVGMVLPLLLNAVTPTSIRHSSVYIFSVTSLSLMGVLMLRTFVLYAGQLTLA; encoded by the coding sequence ATGAGTGCATGGGACATAGCTTTTCAGTCTGGTACCGTGGTATGGGACTGGATTATAGCAATCTATCTATTTCTTGCGGGGATGTCGGCGGGTGCCGTAATGATCTCCATTTACCTTAAGCGCAAGGTTATTGAAGGCGATCCTGCCCATAATGGTGTGTTAAAGGCGACAGCTTTTCTTGCGCCATTTGGGATCATTTCAGGCCTGTTGATCTTGGTTTTCCACCTAACAAAACCGTTATCATTTTGGAAGATCATGATCTTCTACAATCCAACGTCTGTGATGTCGATGGGTGTGATCTTATTCCAAGTGTATATGGTGATCTTGTTTCTTTGGATCGGCATTATATTTAGAGATCAAATCGTCGTGTTCTTGAATGACCAAGTATGGTTAAAAGGACGACTCGATTTTGTCGGTAACTGGATTGGCAAATTAGAAGTGTTCGAGAATGCTTTGGAAATATTCTTAGCTGTTCTTGCTCTGATGCTTGCTGCTTATACTGGCTTCCTGCTTTCCGCTTTAAATACCTTCCCATTGTTGAATAACCCCGTGTTGCCGATTTTGTTCTTATTCTCGAGTTTATCTTCGGGAGCGGCGGCATGTATTTTATTTGGTGTGTTGGTCTTTAAAGAGTCACCTCATAGCCCGAGTATTTCATGGATCCACGGATTCGAACGCCCTGTTGTGATGTTTGAATTGTTTGTTCTTGTTACTTTCTTTACTGGTCTTATCTTCACCGGTGGTCAAAGTGAACAAGCAGTATGGAACGCGATTGGCAGTGGTTTCTGGGCAAGCTGGTTCTGGTACGGCGTCATCGGCGTTGGCATGGTTTTACCATTGCTGCTGAATGCGGTCACCCCAACGTCTATCCGTCATAGTTCGGTGTATATTTTCTCTGTAACTTCGTTGAGCCTAATGGGCGTGTTAATGCTGCGAACTTTTGTCCTTTATGCAGGGCAGTTAACGTTAGCTTAA
- the nrfF gene encoding heme lyase NrfEFG subunit NrfF codes for MRKSLLQMVFVLSTTLLAVFPLQAEDLFTAGDKETSIQVELFEFESLDQQQRAITLAKSLRCPQCQNQNLIESNSPIAKDLRLVVFNMVKAGKSNNEITQYMTERFGEFVLYKPPMGASTLLLWLLPIAFFLLFIYLSVKSVRKSS; via the coding sequence ATGAGGAAGTCTCTTCTACAAATGGTCTTTGTACTCTCAACGACGCTGCTCGCTGTTTTTCCTCTTCAAGCGGAAGACCTTTTTACTGCAGGTGATAAAGAGACAAGCATTCAAGTCGAGTTGTTTGAGTTTGAAAGCCTTGATCAACAACAGCGTGCTATTACTTTGGCAAAATCGCTGCGCTGCCCACAATGTCAGAATCAAAATTTGATTGAATCAAACTCTCCGATAGCAAAAGACTTGCGTTTGGTTGTGTTTAATATGGTGAAAGCAGGGAAGAGCAATAATGAAATCACTCAATACATGACGGAAAGGTTTGGTGAATTTGTGCTCTATAAGCCACCAATGGGGGCCTCAACCCTATTACTTTGGCTCTTACCGATCGCATTTTTTCTCTTATTTATATATTTATCAGTAAAAAGTGTTAGAAAGAGCTCATAA
- a CDS encoding imelysin family protein produces the protein MTIKSLVTKAVTSSLIFASASSFAAVTQDQVVEHYADIAHAVFADSVITAKALNSSIDTFLASPSAGNFEQVKQAWLESRVPYQQSEVFRFGNVVVDDWEGQLNAWPLDEGLIDYVSSDYQYELGNEGASANIVANKTFQIGQTTVDATNITPELIADLNEIGGSEANVASGYHAIEFLLWGQDLNGTNSGAGERAYTDFVVGAECTNGNCDRRGAYLKASAELLIQDLEWMEKQWAEGEKGNYRQELLSESSDNGLRKMLFGMGSLSLGELAGERMKVALEANSTEDEHDCFSDNTHNSHYYNEQGIYNVYTGLYKREDGSLLSGPSLFDLVEQKDEQAAKEIQKQFDLARAQVGQLVVSAEKNNQHFDQLIAADNAAGNALVNKTIVALVSQTAAIERAAGVIGIDSLNPDTADHEF, from the coding sequence ATGACCATTAAATCTTTAGTGACCAAAGCCGTAACTTCGTCACTCATTTTTGCCTCTGCTTCTTCTTTCGCAGCAGTAACTCAAGATCAAGTTGTAGAACATTACGCAGATATTGCTCATGCAGTGTTTGCAGATTCAGTAATTACAGCAAAAGCGTTGAACTCTTCTATTGATACCTTCTTAGCTTCTCCTTCTGCTGGCAACTTCGAACAAGTAAAACAAGCTTGGCTTGAGTCTCGCGTACCTTACCAACAGTCTGAAGTATTCCGCTTTGGTAATGTTGTTGTTGATGATTGGGAAGGTCAATTAAACGCATGGCCACTAGATGAAGGCCTAATCGATTACGTTTCTTCTGATTACCAATATGAGCTTGGTAACGAAGGCGCAAGCGCAAACATCGTTGCGAACAAAACGTTCCAAATTGGTCAAACTACAGTAGACGCAACCAACATTACTCCTGAGCTAATCGCAGATCTTAACGAGATCGGCGGTTCTGAAGCAAACGTAGCATCTGGTTACCATGCTATTGAATTCCTACTTTGGGGCCAAGATTTAAACGGCACAAACAGCGGTGCAGGTGAGCGTGCTTACACTGATTTCGTTGTTGGCGCTGAGTGTACTAACGGCAACTGTGACCGTCGTGGCGCATACCTAAAAGCATCAGCTGAACTACTTATCCAAGACCTAGAGTGGATGGAAAAGCAGTGGGCTGAAGGCGAAAAAGGCAACTACCGTCAAGAGCTTCTTTCTGAATCTAGCGACAACGGCCTACGTAAAATGTTGTTCGGCATGGGTTCACTGTCTCTAGGTGAATTGGCGGGTGAGCGTATGAAAGTGGCTTTAGAAGCTAACTCTACTGAAGATGAGCACGACTGTTTCTCTGATAACACGCACAACTCTCACTACTACAACGAGCAAGGTATCTACAACGTATACACTGGCTTGTACAAGCGTGAAGATGGTTCTCTACTTTCAGGCCCTAGCCTGTTTGACCTAGTTGAGCAAAAAGACGAGCAAGCTGCGAAAGAGATTCAAAAGCAGTTTGACCTAGCACGTGCACAAGTTGGTCAGCTTGTTGTTTCTGCGGAGAAAAACAACCAGCACTTCGATCAGCTAATTGCTGCTGACAACGCTGCGGGTAATGCACTAGTAAACAAAACAATTGTTGCGCTAGTGTCTCAAACAGCTGCAATCGAGCGTGCTGCAGGTGTTATTGGCATTGATAGCCTAAACCCAGACACGGCCGATCACGAGTTCTAA